One window of Vicia villosa cultivar HV-30 ecotype Madison, WI unplaced genomic scaffold, Vvil1.0 ctg.004275F_1_1, whole genome shotgun sequence genomic DNA carries:
- the LOC131641927 gene encoding uncharacterized protein LOC131641927, with protein MDRSWMYDRVNSDRYGLKDEFVSGVEDFVNKAMNRQEFLNEGGIRCPCVKCGCILLKTPNEVKHHLYKYGFLPNYYTWIDHGEENQSVDINGHSSSGGNAGRDNTGDEEQFDVMNEMVSDVFRPFVNAPNVNADMENETVSEGEVPNEKAQRFYDELISANQLIYEGASESRLSISVKLLAAMSNWHVPQKAMDFFSQMLIDVCPTKGCLPEKYYQVKKLVSKLGLEVEKIDCCVNGCLLYFKEDSTLTQCRVCGAARYVPRKCGMGKYKDVAVKRMFYFPIIPRLQRLFASKESAAQMRWHRENPSDSNILRHPSDGKAWKHFDEVYPDYASDPRNVRLGLCTDGFTPYIQASSTPYSCWPIIVTPYNLPPKMCMTKPYLFLTCLVPGPYNPKAKIDVYLQPLIDDLQRLWRDGIVTYDISMQQNFVMRAHLMWTINDFPAYGMLSGWGTQGRLACPYCMGSTDAFTLRYGGKSCWFDCHRRFLPMDHPFRKNSDWATKFPGYGKQHNWIKRSIFWDLPYWKDNLLRHNLDVMHIEKNVFDNVFYTVMNDPAKTKDNEKARLDLPLNCLRGDLEMVTLPNGKMAKPKAKFSLTSEEAKLVCRWIKELKMPDGYASNLSRCADVTKGWMKGMKSHDCHVFMECLLPIAFRSLPPEIWKPLTELSCFFKDLCCNTLKLEDLVRLEQNITIIICKLERIFPPGFFDSMEHLPIHLPNEAILGGPVQYRWMYPFERLMGDFKRSVKNKARVEGSICTAYLHRETTHFFSHYFKTFSLFPSTSLRNDPRPDHENSQQTLSIFSKCGHPSGKSRDYWVIDKEWKSAHVHVLINCDEVKPYLE; from the exons ATGGATCGAAGTTGGATGTATGATAGAGTAAACTCTGATAGGTatggtttgaaagatgaatttgTTAGTGGAGTTGAAGATTTTGTCAATAAAGCCATGAATCGACAAGAGTTTTTAAACGAGGGGGGGATAAGGTGTCCTTGTGTAAAATGCGGCTGCATTCTCTTGAAAACGCCTAATGAGGTCAAACATCACCTATACAAATATGGTTTTTTGCCCAACTATTATACATGGATTGATCATGGAGAAGAGAATCAAAGCGTGGACATTAATGGTCATTCTAGTAGTGGCGGGAATGCTGGTCGAGATAATACAGGTGATGAAGAACAATTTGATGTAATGAATGAAATGGTCTCTGATGTTTTCAGGCCATTTGTTAATGCCCCAAATGTGAATGCTGATATGGAAAACGAAACGGTTAGTGAGGGTGAGGTACCAAATGAAAAAGCTCAGCGATTTTATGATGAATTGATCTCTGCAAACCAACTGATTTATGAGGGAGCTTCTGAATCTAGACTATCTATTTCAGTTAAGCTGTTGGCGGCCATGTCTAATTGGCATGTTCCTCAAAAGGCCATGGATTTTTTCTCCCAAATGCTAATCGATGTTTGTCCAACTAAAGGCTGCTTACCTGAAAAATATTACCAAGTGAAGAAGTTGGTGTCTAAGTTAGGATTAGAGGTTGAGAAAATTGATTGTTGTGTGAATGGATGCTTATTATATTTTAAAGAAGATAGCACTTTAACTCAATGTAGAGTTTGTGGAGCTGCTAGGTATGTTCCTCGAAAGTGTGGAATGGGAAAATATAAAGATGTGGCAGTGAAGAGAATGTTCTATTTTCCAATCATTCCAAGGTTACAACGACTTTTTGCTTCTAAGGAATCTGCAGCTCAAATGAGATGGCATCGTGAGAACCCCAGCGATTCAAATATTTTACGTCACCCATCTGATGGAAAAGCATGGAAACACTTCGATGAAGTTTATCCCGATTATGCTAGTGACCCAAGAAATGTAAGATTGGGTTTATGTACTGATGGGTTTACCCCTTACATTCAAGCCTCTAGTACTCCATATTCATGTTGGCCGATAATAGTCACACCTTACAATCTCCCTCCCAAAATGTGCATGACCAAACCATACTTGTTTTTGACTTGTCTTGTACCTGGACCGTACAATCCAAAAGCTAAAATAGATGTCTACTTGCAACCTTTGATTGATGATTTGCAGCGCCTGTGGAGAGATGGCATTGTGACATATGATATCTCTATGCAACAAAATTTTGTAATGAGAGCGCATTTAATGTGGACAATCaatgactttccagcatatggtaTGTTGTCTGGATGGGGGACACAAGGTAGATTAGCATGCCCTTATTGCATGGGAAGTACAGATGCTTTCACCTTAAGATATGGTGGAAAAAGTTGTTGGTTTGATTGTCATCGTAGGTTTTTACCAATGGATCATCCGTTTAGAAAAA ACAGTGATTGGGCCACCAAATTTCCAGGGTATGGGAAACAACATAATTGGatcaaaagaagtatattttgggatctTCCATATTGGAAGGACAACTTGTTAAGGCATAACCTTGATGTGATGCACATAGAGAAAAATGTATTTGATAATGTGTTTTACACTGTCATGAATgatcctgcaaaaacaaaggacAATGAGAAAGCAAGATTGGATTTACCTCTTAACTGTTTACGTGGGGATTTAGAGATGGTTACTCTACCTAATGGAAAGATGGCTAAGCCAAAGGCAAAATTTTCTTTGACATCGGAAGAGGCAAAGTTAGTATGCAGATGGATTAAGGAACTAAAAATGCCTGATGGTTATGCCTCAAATCTTTCTAGGTGTGCTGATGTCACTAAGGGTTGGATGAAGGGGATGAAAAGCCATGACTGTCATGTATTCATGGAGTGTTTGCTTCCAATTGCTTTTCGTTCCTTGCCTCCTGAGATATGGAAACCGCTAACTGAGTTAAGTTGTTTTTTCAAAGACTTGTGTTGTAATACGTTGAAGTTGGAAGACCTTGTTAGGTTGGAACAAAACATTACCATCATCATATGCAAGCTTGAAAGAATTTTTCCTCCAGGTTTCTTTGACTCAATGGAACATCTTCCAATTCACCTACCTAATGAAGCAATCCTTGGTGGTCCTGTACAATATCGTTGGATGTATCCCTTTGAAAG ATTGATGGGAGACTTCAAGCGTTCAGTGAAAAATAAAGCCAGAGTTGAAGGTTCAATATGCACTGCCTACTTGCATCGTGAAACTACTCATTTTTTCTCTCACTATTTCAAGACCTTTAGTTTGTTTCCAAGTACAAGTTTAAGGAATGATCCTCGACCAGATCATGAGAATTCCCAACAAACACTTTCAATTTTTAGCAAATGTGGCCATCCTAGTGGAAAATCTCGTGACTATTGGGTGATTGATAAGGAATGGAAGTCTGCTCATGTGCATGTCCTAATCAATTGTGACGAGGTTAAACCGTATCTTGAGTAA